A single Anopheles funestus chromosome 2RL, idAnoFuneDA-416_04, whole genome shotgun sequence DNA region contains:
- the LOC125775167 gene encoding protein escargot → MPTSIMQKNYSNCPLKKRPVFMSKEEALKNESEGEMEPENLSTKPQDLSMKSMKKKARSESPELVVIKAEDTLPTPPPSSSPAPSDTKSPLSIPTPTYGSLPAMYYGGSRSPASFPPVYPGFPYPLPYPADFYSAYHHQQSQAQHQQHPAGLPHQLHPHHHHLHHPLHSQISPPRSEPLSPYSAGQHDTSGSPSASPTHLFRPDRHSLSPPPSMVVPAYPAELRLNQNNNIIKSESAFVRAQHRYMPYPLHHPAHHHHLMMSSVADHPSLSPASSHTSFNSYLSSRGRSLSPISSSAPASPGADSEENNNSLSVTNGNSTSLSSSSGCSSILTEKSTSSANIQKKEGEKGSSQGSNGAPRYQCPDCGKSYSTYSGLSKHQQFHCPAAEGNQAQKTFVCKECDKPYKTLGALKMHIRTHTLPCKCTHCDKAFSRPWLLQGHIRTHTGEKPFVCKLCSRAFADRSNLRAHQQTHEDVKRFKCPTCTKSFSRLPLLTKHAESGCPGGSGGSSTAGSPVPSLTRSDSPHSQSASSACNISEDSFIPTVLPHGSNIAVY, encoded by the exons ATGCCAACATCGATCATGCAGAAAAACTACAGCAATTGTCCGCTCAAGAAGCGTCCAGTCTTCATGTCCAAGGAGGAAGCATTGAAAAATG AATCGGAGGGTGAGATGGAACCAGAAAATCTAAGCACCAAACCGCAGGACCTCTCGATGAAGTCCATGAAGAAGAAGGCTCGCTCGGAGTCTCCCGAGCTGGTAGTGATCAAGGCGGAGGACACTCTCCCCACACCGCCACCTTCCTCCTCCCCCGCTCCCAGTGATACCAAATCTCCACTTTCCATCCCTACACCGACCTACGGCTCACTGCCCGCGATGTACTACGGTGGATCACGATCGCCCGCTTCGTTCCCACCGGTTTACCCCGGATTTCCGTACCCTCTGCCATATCCGGCCGACTTCTACAGTGCGTACCATCATCAGCAGAGTCAGgcacagcatcagcagcatccggcAGGATTACCGCACCAGCTACACccccaccatcatcacctgCATCATCCGCTCCACAGTCAGATCTCGCCACCACGATCGGAACCCCTGTCACCGTACAGTGCCGGCCAGCACGATACCTCCGGCAGTCCGTCCGCCTCACCGACCCATCTCTTCCGCCCGGACCGCCACTCGCTTTCCCCACCACCGTCGATGGTCGTTCCGGCCTATCCGGCCGAACTGCGCCTGAACCagaacaacaacatcatcaagTCGGAGTCAGCGTTCGTCCGTGCCCAGCACCGCTACATGCCTTACCCGTTGCACCATCctgcccatcatcatcatctgatgATGAGTTCGGTTGCCGATCATCCGTCGCTTTCGCCCGCCTCCAGCCATACCTCGTTCAACTCGTACCTTTCGTCGCGTGGCCGTTCCCTGTCACCGATCTCCTCGTCGGCACCCGCCAGCCCGGGAGCCGATTCCGAGGAGAACAACAACAGCCTCAGTGTGACCAACGGTAACAGTACCTCGCTATCGTCCTCATCCGGCTGCTCATCGATCCTCACGGAAAAATCCACCTCCAGTGCCAACATCCAGAAGAAGGAAGGTGAAAAGGGATCGTCGCAGGGATCGAACGGTGCACCACGCTACCAGTGTCCGGACTGTGGTAAATCGTACTCCACCTACTCCGGGCTGTCGAAGCACCAGCAGTTCCACTGCCCAGCGGCCGAAGGTAACCAGGCGCAGAAAACGTTCGTCTGCAAGGAGTGTGACAAACCGTACAAAACGCTCGGTGCGCTCAAGATGCACATCCGCACCCATACGCTACCGTGCAAGTGTACCCACTGCGATAAAGCCTTCTCGCGGCCATGGCTACTGCAGGGCCACATCCGTACGCACACCGGCGAAAAACCGTTCGTCTGCAAGCTTTGTTCGCGCGCCTTTGCCGACCGTTCGAATCTGCGCGCGCACCAGCAAACGCACGAGGATGTGAAGCGTTTCAAGTGTCCAACCTGTACCAAATCTTTCTCGCGCCTTCCACTGCTAACGAAGCACGCGGAAAGCGGATGTCCCGGTGGATCCGGTGGTAGCAGTACGGCCGGTTCGCCCGTTCCATCCCTTACCCGCTCGGACAGTCCACACTCGCAAAGTGCTTCGTCCGCGTGTAACATTTCCGAGGACAGCTTCATCCCGACCGTACTGCCACATGGAAGTAACATTGCCGTATACTAG